The Festucalex cinctus isolate MCC-2025b chromosome 10, RoL_Fcin_1.0, whole genome shotgun sequence region GCATTCGAGCTTTCTGATAGGCAGGAGGTCCTCCCTTATGTTTGACAAGACAATCACAAATAACGAGATCTGATAAAGCCAATAAATGCCTTGTACACAAAGAAGACAGTGGCTCTTGTCGTGTGGCGGTGACAACAGAGTAGTAAACCggcatgtttttaaaattacatcTAAATAATAAGAAACAAAACGTGAAAAACTCAATTTTAAAAGAATACACACTGTACTATTAAGTCGTTCTTACATGAACATACGTACAATGGACTCGGTGAAGGTGTACAACGTTCCTCCAGGTTTCACGTCAAACTCCGCCGTTTTCGTTTGTTCGTCCGAAGCATGAGCCGGCAAAAGCACCACAAAGAGAAGAAAAACTGTCAAGTTAGTAACAGGAAACTTCTTTTCCGTTGCCATCCTTCCCTCTTGTGTATGTTTAGTGAAAATGACTGTTGAGTGGCTTCTTCTTCTGTTTGTTTAGCGGcgtcaaatatttgtttttgctgtGCATTGTCGCCACCCATTGATTGCTAATGAGAACTGCACTTGACAGCGGGTAAAAAGTATTCTAAATAAATTTGACATACAATGAAAAGCTTTTAACAACTCTAAAgcttaacattaacatttgaatgatttttatatttaaaaaaactaacatgaggcttcaaaatcataaaaaatgtaGTTGTTGCCTCCACTTTCAAATAtgctcctttcttttttttcttttttttttgtaatcactcaCACAAGCGTACATTACGTAAGCCACAtaatggtctcccaggcggcgacgtgaacccacgccaaccggcaccgaaggcaaatGACGGTTCAACTCGTCCATCTGGAGCCCCCAGAGGTTCTTCTCAACTAATGGGCTGGGGACTCGTCTGTGACACTGCCTCCTTGGGAATTTAAATAACGACAAGAAACTGTTTTGTTAATTGTAGCATCCATGATCCATCCAAATGTGCCTAGTAATAATAATCAAGATACTCACATACACGCAGGACACCCATGCAAGCACATGGAGAACATACAAAGTCAACACGGGAAGGCCGGAGCCGAATTTTGAACcccaaacctcagaactgtgaagcaGACATGCTAACTGCTCGATCACTGTCTGTGAATAACATTTGTTGCGCAACAAGAACTTATAtgtaatatacagtatttgcgGTACTAATATTACACCTCCATCTTTGCATAATAAGCAAAAcgagaataaaaataaacaatgttacTGCATGTCAGCGTATATTTACACGTATGTCTTTGGAGCCATAAAGCATCCTCCCAGCAAAGTGTGACAGGTGAACATATGTTTGGCCCAAATCGTCAAACCTCAACTTTGTCTGACAGACATGTGTGAAAGTGCACAACACgagaaggatttaaaaaaaatgtacatacagtactgtactgttAAGTCACCTCCTTCCTCCTCAAATGTTCACCTGGTGCCTCTCTGTCCTATCACACTTCAcggaaccaaaataaaacaagaacaatattTTGGTCTTGTATGTTGTGCTAAAAAATGAAGGCCCTTCAGTCTAGCATGTTCcctgaaatcattttttttgtgccgtGTTTTTCGCACAGGGGCTTGTAGCAAAAACACCAAGGTCACACGTTCTTCCATTTTAAACAGGGAACAGCACGTCAGACCACTCAATGGAAATGGTTTCCTCTCGCAGGATGTCAGAGGGAGAGAAATATATTTGTTCATTCGcttcacactcacacaaacactaacttcTTCTCACGACTGCAAACAAACCATTTGGGATAGGCAAATACATTCAGACCGAGCAACACAGCCATTCACTAATGACGCTCATTTCCCAGACTTTGAGCACACACTGGGGATGTGAAAGAAATGTCAGCATGTCTGTTTTGGTTATGTGTCAGCACAAATACATACAGCTACTTAAATAGTTGTAAACAGCACCAGAGGAAGGAAAGTTCTCATTCTCAGACAGTActttgccatccatccatcttctatacTCACTAGGGTCGCcttcctggactggttgtcagccaatcacatatAGATAAACAACCATTCTGACTCATATTCTCggctatggacaatttagaattCTCAATGTTtacaatgtgggaggaagctggagtatctggagaaaacccacacatcTCGTTGCCTGTTTAGCATCAACTAGCAACTACTTTTTCAAACAAAAGTGACCCCTCAGGTACACTGAGGTCTTCCAATGTTGTTGTGTCACTGTTGGCTCTGACACTTGTTGACTGCCAGCCTCTCACACTCGTCAGGATAACAACAGCAAGCTGACGTACATATTTCGCAGTACTGCTTTCCCCCTTGGCCCGCAGATCTGTGAAATGTCTCTCCTCCTTGCCATTTGGGGTGGAGAAGGAATGCTGACAGGCCGCTCTGTCCGTCCCGCACCGTCTGAACGACGACCTGCCCTCAACAAACAGCCCCATGAGGGGAAATGCAGGACGAAGAGGAGGCTGTGTTCCAACTAGTCAGATTTACCCTTCCAAAGGGGAATGAGAATCCATTTAACCCCAGAAGTATTTGGACAATTacatcatttattgttttgtctttcATACACCATATAAactgtggcaaaagtactcgcGTGTTAGTtcacttgcataaaaaaaaaaatacacaacgaCAACAGATGCTAcataaacaaatcaaaacaacataacaaaatgtgctaaattaactaataaaaataaaagaaaatatatcttACCTGTATGTGAGTTTTCAAATTAGCCAAAGTATTTTCAATGCTGGAATCTTATGGTTTACTTTTCTGCTTCTTTTAGCAGCcaacataattaaaaataaataaataataataataataataataataataataataataataataataagctatgcatgcatcttttttttttaatgtaatgtcattattattggaggttggaaaaaaaaacatttattttggatAAATGTAAGGAGTATAAACTGCATGtatctgttttcaaatgtaggtattatagtaaaaaaaaaaaaaaaaaaaaagtcaaaatattactcaccactattaaaaaaaatttttttaaaggttagaTAAAACATCATCCGTGTTTGGATTTCCTTTGAAGTAACATTTTAGCAACGATTGTAGCTGCTGCTTCATTTGCCTCATAATAAGTTTGTATTATCTTCCTCAATCAAGTCAGCATACAGTATAAACTGTAAGATGGACTAGTCCATTGCATGAGACGGTAGGGGGGAGtcaaatcatttgtttttaattaagcatGTGAATTaagactaaaataataaaaattgctttaatttaaagaaaactcttttttttttaatcttttgttgttgttttttatgagaCATTCTGTGCACCCCTGAAAATCTTGGGAGTCCTAACCAATTGCCTGTGTCGCCAAATGGTACGGTAAACCTGCCTTTTTGAGGCAGAGTACATTCTGCCTTACTTCTTAATTTAACATGGTTTTATGAGATCagcaaaactaaatacaaagtatataacactGATATTAAATGCATGCAATACTAAAGAATGATGATGGAAAATTAGAGTTATTTTAAGTGTGGTTTGGCAGGATTAAAAAAACCAACAGAAGAATGGCAGTCTGTTAAATTCtttattaaataataacaatTCATACGTTAAAATGCACTTTCATAAATATACACTTCTAAGGGTAAAAAATCGAGACGTTTTAAATAATACATGCAAGaaaccagtttttttttaagatcacaAAAGGCCTCACTGATAAACAAGTATTTTCTCAGTGTTTGCTCTTCCATTCTATTTCATAAAAAAGCACCTATACTGACAACACTATACAATATTAATGCACTGTtagaaaactaaaataatttaaaatttcaCTGGGTTGTCTGCAGCAACGTTGTAGTGCTCAAACAACTCCTTCAGCAGCAGGACTTTTCAACAACATGGCGACACTCTGCTGTCACTCAGGTCAGCTCCTGTTAAACAAGAGACCTTTTTTAATTGTCAGTCAGTTTTCAGCTCCAAAACACTTTGGTCATGTAAACAAATGACACAGTTGCAGTAAGTGGCCCATTACTTTGCAATCCTGCAGTTTGTTGCTTGCACGTAGCTCCCTGTGTACCGGATGTCACACTTCGCCACGTTGTTGGAGAAATCCGATTCCTCGACGAGTTTGTAGGGGTTAACCGTCACCTGAGTAATGGAAAACGTACTAAATACTTTCTAAAATACTACATTTTATGTGTGTTATTGATGCATTTGTATTACCTGGAGTGTGTAGTTCCCCGGAGAAACGTCGGTGATGTCGATCCACTGGCAGTCGATGTTGGCGTGGTAGGTGTCATAGCAGCCAGGGCTTAGCCCCTGACagaggtaaaaacaaaacaacaacttagTTTTGTGCAAGATCATTTATGACATGCTTCTAATTCATCTGCGAGCAGACCTGCGTGTGAGCGGTGCAGGCAAAGCGTCTCCGTACACCGCGGTCACATGACGTGTCCTCCAGACAAAAGCTGGCCTTGTGGCCCTCGGCCACTTTGCGTCCGGTGGAGGTATCCAGCAGGTCGTAGTTACTGAAGGCCTCCATGCTGTGGTAGTGGCTTCAGGCAGAAAAGTCAGAGCAGACagatggaacaaaaaaaaagaacgaattGAATGAATAAGTACAAAGGAAGGACATAAATCCGCAAAAGCTTATAAGCTTCCATGTCGCTGATCACTTGATGGAttcccaacatggccgccaaagACTATTAATAGATATGACTACTACCAATCAGAGGAAAGCTGTTCCATATTTAGTTTGAGGGGAACAGCGATCCATCAGATCAAAGCTTATTTACATATTGTATATTACAAATCAAGCCCACCCTCGAAAgctttttgacaaaaatatgttttatgcagccccactagtctaaatacgatgTTCtgcttaatattgcgttagtggaatatgagtttaagCAGCTAAATctagcagtttttatcagtatcagaaggcggccattttgccacttgctgtcgaatgaaaatgacatcacagttgctgaggtaacaaccaatcacagctcagtttcaggtgcgctgtgattggtcgttgcctgagcctgcGCAAttattgtgatgtcatctttagtcgacagaaagtttcaaaatggccgccgcctgagatggataaaatggctggattttgcttcataactcatattccacaatataatgttaatcagaatgtcatgtttagattagCGAGGTTACATATAAGATATCATTGTCAATTAACGTTGaatggttgacttcctctttattgAGAAAGGTCATTTAAGATGCCAGGCGTTTATGACCAACGAGAATAgcttaaaaatggcatttccaACCCAAATAACTTGCAAACCTGATGAAAGGACATCAAAAAACATTGTGATGTGTGAACTTTAAAGCgaaacttgactcattgaaccatttttagtagtgaaaagttcacattttgttcagaattaatttaataacttcattatttttcatgtacatacctttaaaaactattttttcctgttgctgtcgactgatgatgacatcacctgtgctgaggaagtaggtaatgaccaatcaggttcacctgttttctgcggTTGTtcggtaaactgagccatgattggtcatgacCGACATCCTCagcaggtgatgtcgtcatcagtcgacagcaagtagaaaaaatactttttaaaattgtacatgaaaaataatgaagttaccccattaattatagacaaaatattaactttttactgctgaaaatggctcaatgagtcaagtatccccttAATGTATACAATATAAACAGACAAATCAGTACTGAACAGTAACAATATATAACTGCAATGAACAAATGAGCTGTCAACTCACTGATGACAGCTGTGCCATTCCCACTCGTGTCTGGGCTTCTTCGGAAGGAAGTCCACCGTTCCTTGGTTCTTCACACGCTGCGGGAATCTGAGAAGAACTCTGTAATCCAGCTCCCTCACACTCGGATGATACGCAGACCTGCACGTCATAAAAAGTATCACGCACATGCTGCAGCTGTATTGAGGGAACTGTCAACATGTGGCGTTGACTGAATAGAAAGTTTGATTCCCCACATTTTATTGGTTTAACAGCAAATGTCAGATCTAGTGCAACGTACGGGTCATAATATATGCATTTGCGGTCTTGCCTGCTCCCATCATCTTGTTTGTTTTACTTGGCAACAGATCCTTAGCGTTTGCCAGCTGGTGTGCCACTCAGCTTCCAAGTGGGCAACAGGCCAGCACACATCATAAAGTGATGCAACACAAGGGGAAGACGTTTCCTCCTTTTTGTATGCATCAGCAGCATCACACTGGATGAAATATTCCGAGGAGGTAAATGCAAAATGCAAGCGCTGGGATCAGTTTGTTTATATAGTGCTTCACATTGCTGACTATGATGTAGCTAGTGTAGGTTTTCATTATGGCCAAAACGTTTATCCAGATAATAGATATCATTTACCGGTAAGTAATTTTAAAATTGACAGTATCCGGGACAGAAGAACGAACAGGATGATTAGTATGGAAAATTGATGATGTAGCTAATGCACCATGCAGCAACAAAAGAAGTGTACCTGGACAGGCAGTTCTCCTCAGCGGCACAGCGGAGTGCAAACATCTGCACTCGCTGGATGTAGGATGCGGCTTGGATGTAGTATGGGTCAGGAATCAAGTCGGGGAGACCTACGCAAGACAGTATCAATGTGAAGTACTCAGTACCTAAGATCAGTCAAGTCGATTCTAGCTGGCAAAACTGCACTAGTGTCACATCTGCATGCTACTAGTTCTACGGTGAAGTGCTAAATGTTAAGAAGGAATTGATGATGACACTAGTAGTACTCTAGTACCACACAGTCATCAACTAATGCAGTTTTGCCTCATTAGCAACATTTGTAGGTCATTCCATTTGCGCATCCTGTTTTCTACTAGTGTGCAGAAAACTCACAAAGGCagtagtggaaaaaaaacatcactaaacacagtcattctactagtgcacCCATTTCCTTTGACGATGCAAAGAAATAACATAGTGGaagacattgaaaaaacatcagtaatAATATACTGTACTTGTTCTTTTAGTGCAACATAGTTATTCTACTAGTGCACAGAAATACGCTAGTGGAAGGCAGTAGTTGGGCAAGTTTTACAAGGAGACAGCCATTCTACTAGTGCAACAGTTGTTCTCCCAGTGTGCACGATACTGACAGACAGTAGTGGAAAGTCAGCAGTGTTCATTCTACTAGTTTTCCCTAGCCATTTTACTAGTGCAACTTAGTTGTTCTTCTAATGTGCACTAGTCATCCTACAAATATGCAGAACTGTCATACGCTAGTTGCCAGAATGCAGAAGAGGAAATAATGTCTCTAAGGCATACTCTAGATATTTAATTAGCCCTAGTTGTTCTACTAGTAGCATATGCAATTGTTATTCTAGTAGTATGCAGAAATGTCATATAACCAGTGGAAGACAGTAATGGAAAAATATCAACGATAAGACTCAGTTATAGGCATTCAACTAGTGTGTCCTAGTTCTATTTCACCCTTgtcattctactagtgcacAAAAATATTGTGGCGAAAATATAATTCGTTTTACTAGTGCACCCTAATCATTTTACAGTACGCCCTTGTCATTTTACTAGTGCTAGGAATGAAATGCAAGTGGATCtatcaatgcaaaaaaaacaaaaaaagtcactatATTGCACCTCAGACATTCTACTAGTAGCACAACCGATTTGTTCTCGATTGGGCCAAATTGTCTTCCAAAGAGTGTATAGGCCTACTAGTTGACAGCTAATTGCGTCGCACCGTTATGGAAGAAGTTGGTACCGTGACCCGGTCCTGGTAGAACCGGTCTCCCGGGGACCCTGTTCCTTTGGTCGGGAGGGTAAACATTATAGAAAACGGAGTTCCTGTGTTGATCCTGCCGTGGCTCGCTCGCGTTCGTCGTAGTGGTGATCGGATCGGTCCTCTGTTGAGTGTAATGTACCTCGACCACATTTCTGGACAGTATCGCCGGTGCGGCTGTTGGTTCCGGTTCAGTTCTGCGCTCCGTGTTTGTAGTTTGTGTCGCGTCCCTTCTGTCGTCATTGGCCACCGTGGAGCGAGGCGTCGGGTTCACGAGTTCGGGTCTGTGCGTCAAATCCGGAGATGGTTGTGTGGGCGCAATGGCTTCCTCCGAAGAGGAGCTTTGTCCTCCTCCGGAGAACTCCTGATTGGTGTAGGCCGCTGCGATGCGGGGTGACCACGCTTGGTCCCTCGGAACTAAATTCTGACCCGCATCGGGAGCGTTTGCGCGATCCACATTTATAGACGTTCTTCTCGATGGAGACGGGAGGTGAGCACGGTTTATGGTGGTCAACAGGAGCTGGGTTCGGCCTCTGGACTGCGCGGGCGCTCGGTACTGGGTTCCTGTGCTCAATAAGCTGTAGACCCGGCCGTTGTTCTCCCACTCGAACCTGTGCTTCCACGGGTGGGGTCGCGCGCGCGTAGGATGGCGAGGTTGCGCGCTACTCAGGCGCACCACAACATCCAAGAGGCAAAGCAGTAGGAAGGCGAATTTCTCCATCTGCGACTTCTTCTTCTGACTTCGAGGAGGTCCAATGCAGTGGGGCCCAAACGTGTAAGTGGGAGTGGGCTGCAAGGCTCCTGTTATAAACACACAAGCCATTCTGTCACAGCTCCGTGACACATTTTgggcaaatgtttgttttgagaCTATTATGAGTCACTTGACAACACACAGACAGCCAACAAGCGCGGACCTCCGCTAAGGAGGTGCAATGATGTAGGACGGGGTGGGCaaattttaaggctctaaaaaggcaatttattttttttttttaattaaattaatcattttttcaaatttattatttataattaatttactcatgtctgatttaaaatCTAAATTTGTTCAACCAATTTGTATCATTATTTACAGCAGggttccactaacacacctgattcatgaacaggatcgttattgggcttctgcaaagcttgctgatgagctaatcattagattcagctgcgctgaaggaggaagacatgcatggaaatcaggctggatagggctcgaggaccgaacttggccactcCTGATTTACAGGAACCAATTAGGTAAATGCAAttgtttaaataacatttttgtagGGAAACACTGTTTGTAACAAATTGTTGAGGGCAGTTTAGAATGTTACAGAGGTAGGGCCTAAATCTGGGCGTTTCTAGTTCATTTTTGGGGGTGTACCCGACCCGGAATCCCAGCCCCCTtatcgattattattattatttgttgttgttgttttatgtacagtatgtcctTTTTAAAATACCCCATAGCTACAGAATTGTATTACTGCTTTGTGTGTaatatttttaacaacaaaattcCCCTTGTCTCAAAAATTGTTTGTTCTATTCAATTGCTCCTCCGAACACCCTATATATAATTCCACAGATGAATATGGCGCTTCCAGTGATAGACAGTACAGTCCTGGTGTATGCTATAGTAAATACTTGTGTTTCTACCACTTTGAGTCCTGGGCAAATAGGTATTTACTTCCCTCTCCTGCTGtcctgtaattaaaaaaaggcaaacaaagaaacaaaaataaataatacactaATAtaatctactactactactactactactactactactactaatactaacaCTAATACTaacactaatactaatactaataataatactaatactaatactaatactaatactaatactaataataataattaggtgaTGTTTATCTGGACGCAGGCAACGTGcctcaaaataaaagaaacttcatGGTTTTCTGTTTGCTTCACTCGTTTGCGATTGTATGGGGAATTTCCGCCCCCTTCTGGATTTACTTACGAGATGCATGGTGGAGTGCAGTAATACTGTAGATGAATGTTATGGGAGAAGATAGACGACAAGATGATTTAGGAAAAGCCAAAAGGCAATACTTTTGGATTAATTTAACAATTTAATCTTTAGCAAAATGTGCTCACCAAGAAACACAGATAAAATTATTGCGATACAGTtccctacttttttttcttattttttcttgtgcattgcaattattattattattattttaattttccatTTGTCTAACTATAATTAGCTGTCCCTGCACTATTATTTATCATGCAATACAAAATTCACTGTAGTGCGTCTTTCAACTGTgtccatgtgtgcgtgtgtatgtgtgtttgttttggtagTGGGGAGGCTGCCGCTAAAATAAGGGTCTCGCACAGGGCAGGCACCATTCAAGCTAGGACCACCACTGAGTAGAAGGAAACCGCTGAACCGGAAGcaagaagagaaaataaaaacgagGGGAGTGGGAGGCCAATTAGACAGTCTTGGAAGAGTGTTGTCAAGAAAATCGGACAAACATGGGCCCAGCTGAAGCAATATGTTCTGTTGGAGCGATTGTAGTACGTGCGAGCGTGTCCTCCACAAGCCACAATGCAGTGTTTCAACCACATGGTGGCAGTAGACGCACTAAAATGAACAGCAGAGCGTCAAATGCACATTATACATGACTGTATCAAATGGTTATCTTTACTTATCCTCAcctttgattgacactgtcaaaGAGATTCATTTAACGATTTGTCTATTATTGTGGTTCACAGTTCACTGCATCTTTCTGACTACTTTTTCTTATATTCTGATTAGGGTGACAGGTAAACGAGACTAGGGTGTATCCCAGGTGACTTAGGTAGAGAGACAGTGAGTGCGTGGACATATAGCAACTCACATGATAAATAACCAGTCACACTAATTCACATCTGTTGACAAGGGCCCTTTCTTTATAAGCTTGGAGCCGCCAGAAACCTGTGAGTATGTTTCTTGTTCACCATCCTGCCAAATTAACTTTGAGAGGCCTAAAAGAGGTCTGGATAATATGTAAAAACCTCCAGGGTCTGTTCCTCCACCAGCACCACAAAAGCACATCTAAATATACACCAACACATGGTGACAAGCACTCAGAGCCTCTAAAcaatttgtaaatataaatccaCTAAGTGTGAGCAACACGAGTACTTGGACACGTTCTTCCCGGGCTGAATCACAAAGTCCAGACAGGCAATGATCCCGTGGCTGTCTGGAACCACATGAGCATGATTCCTCCGCTATGTTGGGATGCTTTTCATTGTCCCGTCTTGTACTCACACTTACCTCTTGTAACCTGACAGACGAGATGTGATACCATCAATGAGTGACCCCCAAGTTCGTTTTGGAGGTTGAATTGTCACACGTGTGGAAAAGGCGGAATGGAAACGATTGCCAAGCCTTCTTTGAGTCATGTAGTTCAGTGTGAAGGCCTACATGCTTTTATAAGCAGGGAGATTTCAGTATCTTAATGCAGCACATTGTTACAAACTGTTTGAACAAGTTCCCGCTATGTAGTTGAGGCTGCTCCGCTTAGCTTTCATAATCAACCTCCAGTCCAGACTGAATGCATTTTAATTATATGGTGTGTCTTCCACTTTTGTATAATGTAGCAATAGTTTTCACCTTTTATCTAACAATTTCCAGCCTTGTGCACTACTACAATCTTATCCCCAACTTTTTGACGGCTATTTAGTCTTGCCTGTCAAATTTAGCGACTGAAAGGTAACAAAGTGATTCCTAGGTTAGCTAACTACAGCAAAACATCTTTGTCATTCTTTTTGCTAAAAGCTAACTTGCGAGCTTACATTTGTCTTTCGTTTTCCTAAAAGCTAGCATATATGTTAGCTTGCATATAGCCTATTATAGGTAGTGCTGTCACGATACTTATATTCCATTAAGTATAATAAGTTAGAGCACTACCTTCTCTATAGTTTGCACTTTGCACTCATGTGTAGctaaaatagctaaataaagTGCTGTAACAACTTCCTTTATGGTAATTGACTTCGATACCACAACTTTCTTAAAGACATATTCTCTTTTGTAGGTGGTTGTGTTACAATGTGGATCTAATGTAATGTCCCATGTTTTAAATTCATATGACGGGATTATGGGTGGGGAAAAGGTTAGCGCTAGAGTACATAGGCTACTATTGACTTGGTTTTAGGTGTCACAATGACCAACTAGTTAACACAGCCACTTCAAAGGTctaaggtcatgggttcaaatacaggctctggccttcctgtgtggagtttgttctTCAATCTCAAAAGATTAATTTTGTAACTCTTTATGGACGGGCTTTAGTTTGAGGGTCCACGCACTCATGTAATGAGGTCAAGTCTGTTTAGGAAAAATGTCTAGACTGGATTTGTTTTCACTGTAAAGCAGCTTGGGATAATGCAGCCATTGTGTTCACATTCTCCTGCATTAATTTTACGCCTCTATTTTATTCACAGGCGCACACGCCGATGACTGACATACGCAAAGGCTGCGAC contains the following coding sequences:
- the loxl5a gene encoding lysyl oxidase-like 5a isoform X1; its protein translation is MACVFITGALQPTPTYTFGPHCIGPPRSQKKKSQMEKFAFLLLCLLDVVVRLSSAQPRHPTRARPHPWKHRFEWENNGRVYSLLSTGTQYRAPAQSRGRTQLLLTTINRAHLPSPSRRTSINVDRANAPDAGQNLVPRDQAWSPRIAAAYTNQEFSGGGQSSSSEEAIAPTQPSPDLTHRPELVNPTPRSTVANDDRRDATQTTNTERRTEPEPTAAPAILSRNVVEVHYTQQRTDPITTTTNASEPRQDQHRNSVFYNVYPPDQRNRVPGRPVLPGPGHGTNFFHNGLPDLIPDPYYIQAASYIQRVQMFALRCAAEENCLSRSAYHPSVRELDYRVLLRFPQRVKNQGTVDFLPKKPRHEWEWHSCHHHYHSMEAFSNYDLLDTSTGRKVAEGHKASFCLEDTSCDRGVRRRFACTAHTQGLSPGCYDTYHANIDCQWIDITDVSPGNYTLQVTVNPYKLVEESDFSNNVAKCDIRYTGSYVQATNCRIAKS
- the loxl5a gene encoding lysyl oxidase-like 5a isoform X2, which produces MEKFAFLLLCLLDVVVRLSSAQPRHPTRARPHPWKHRFEWENNGRVYSLLSTGTQYRAPAQSRGRTQLLLTTINRAHLPSPSRRTSINVDRANAPDAGQNLVPRDQAWSPRIAAAYTNQEFSGGGQSSSSEEAIAPTQPSPDLTHRPELVNPTPRSTVANDDRRDATQTTNTERRTEPEPTAAPAILSRNVVEVHYTQQRTDPITTTTNASEPRQDQHRNSVFYNVYPPDQRNRVPGRPVLPGPGHGTNFFHNGLPDLIPDPYYIQAASYIQRVQMFALRCAAEENCLSRSAYHPSVRELDYRVLLRFPQRVKNQGTVDFLPKKPRHEWEWHSCHHHYHSMEAFSNYDLLDTSTGRKVAEGHKASFCLEDTSCDRGVRRRFACTAHTQGLSPGCYDTYHANIDCQWIDITDVSPGNYTLQVTVNPYKLVEESDFSNNVAKCDIRYTGSYVQATNCRIAKS